A genomic segment from Halomonas sp. TA22 encodes:
- a CDS encoding ATP-binding protein, with translation MRLSLDFASRPVVSRLGIKLFIIILLVNVLISGLVFLAVSRSLDRGFLDYLETTQASRAQTLAEGLAEEWERRGDWQWLRNDPQAWSRLVRRELWPGDGPSPHGLDRRLGDAGDFVLHDARGLPVIGLPPPRRNDEATPELNWLIIESDGERIGALGYRPPQQLMARMDRIFLSRQQRNLAIIVVALSLASLLLAGGLSWWLGRRTGSMALATQRLTQGDYSIRLPERGHDELSRLAHDFNMLASTLEANREARQRWVSDIAHELRTPLAVLRGEIEAMQDGIRPMNETNLDSLSQEVGQLERLVSDLRLLAQSDAGVLDVSLAPLDLAESLGGKLEDARGLLGDHGITLQTHIAPSVPIRGDLQRLRQLWNNLLDNTCAYTDAPGTLQVTLDMVGDKARVRWEDSSPGVPRSELPYLTERLYRVEGSRNRRSGGSGLGLSIASALVKAHGGTLQASNSALGGLCWTFEFPLLQDDHMRKDTP, from the coding sequence ATGCGTCTATCTCTCGACTTTGCCTCGCGTCCCGTGGTGTCGCGCCTGGGCATCAAACTCTTCATCATCATTTTGCTGGTCAATGTGCTGATCTCCGGCCTGGTATTCCTCGCGGTATCGAGAAGCCTGGATCGCGGCTTTCTGGATTACCTGGAAACCACTCAGGCCAGTCGGGCCCAGACGCTCGCCGAGGGGCTCGCCGAGGAGTGGGAGCGGCGCGGCGACTGGCAGTGGTTGCGCAACGACCCGCAGGCCTGGTCGCGGCTGGTGCGCCGCGAGCTGTGGCCCGGCGACGGCCCCTCGCCGCACGGCCTCGACCGGCGCCTCGGCGATGCCGGCGATTTCGTGCTGCACGATGCCCGCGGATTGCCGGTGATCGGCCTGCCGCCACCGCGCCGTAACGACGAGGCGACGCCGGAACTCAACTGGCTGATCATCGAGAGCGATGGCGAGCGCATCGGTGCCCTGGGCTACCGTCCGCCGCAGCAACTGATGGCGCGCATGGATCGTATTTTCCTGTCGCGACAGCAGCGCAACCTGGCGATCATCGTCGTCGCGCTGTCGCTCGCCTCGCTGCTACTGGCCGGCGGGCTCTCCTGGTGGCTGGGCCGCCGTACCGGCAGCATGGCACTGGCCACCCAGCGGCTCACCCAGGGCGATTACAGCATTCGCCTGCCCGAACGGGGCCACGACGAACTGTCGCGACTGGCCCACGACTTCAACATGCTGGCCTCCACCCTCGAGGCCAACCGCGAGGCCCGTCAGCGCTGGGTGTCGGATATCGCCCACGAGTTGCGCACGCCGCTGGCGGTGCTGCGCGGCGAGATAGAGGCGATGCAGGACGGCATCCGTCCCATGAACGAGACCAATCTCGACTCGCTCTCCCAGGAGGTCGGGCAGCTCGAACGTCTGGTTTCCGACCTGCGCCTGCTGGCGCAGAGCGACGCCGGTGTGCTCGATGTCTCCTTGGCACCGCTGGATCTGGCCGAATCGCTAGGCGGCAAGCTCGAGGATGCCAGAGGCCTGCTCGGCGACCATGGCATTACTCTCCAGACGCATATCGCGCCCTCGGTGCCGATTCGCGGCGACCTGCAACGTCTTCGTCAGTTATGGAATAATTTGCTCGACAATACCTGCGCCTATACCGATGCGCCGGGAACATTGCAGGTGACGCTCGACATGGTGGGCGACAAGGCCCGGGTGAGATGGGAGGACAGCTCGCCGGGAGTGCCCAGAAGCGAACTGCCCTACCTCACCGAGCGGCTCTACCGGGTCGAGGGCTCGCGCAACCGTAGAAGCGGGGGAAGTGGGCTTGGCCTCTCCATCGCCAGTGCGCTGGTCAAGGCGCACGGCGGCACCCTGCAGGCTTCCAACTCGGCGCTGGGTGGATTGTGCTGGACCTTCGAATTCCCACTGCTGCAGGACGATCACATGCGTAAGGACACTCCATGA
- a CDS encoding response regulator yields MNHTEETILIVEDEPKIASLVADYLRGSHFATHHIDHGDAVMPWLEESSPDLVLLDLMLPGTDGLTLCRQIRERWPRLPVIMLTARVEEVDRLLGLELGADDYICKPFSPREVVARIKAVLRRSQAVQGEPVESAALTLDDDGWRALADGQDLGLTAVEFQLLKVLMNAPGRIFSRDQLMDHMYRDHRIVSERTVDSHIKKLRKKIGDIWPEREIIRSVYGVGYKYQPEA; encoded by the coding sequence ATGAACCATACGGAAGAGACCATCCTGATCGTCGAGGATGAACCCAAGATCGCAAGCCTGGTCGCCGACTATCTGCGCGGTAGCCACTTCGCGACTCACCATATCGACCATGGCGACGCCGTCATGCCCTGGCTCGAGGAGTCCTCGCCAGACCTGGTGCTGCTCGACCTGATGCTGCCGGGCACCGATGGGCTGACCCTATGCCGACAGATTCGCGAACGCTGGCCTCGCCTGCCGGTGATCATGCTGACTGCCAGGGTCGAGGAGGTCGACCGTCTGCTTGGGCTGGAGCTCGGCGCCGACGACTATATCTGCAAGCCCTTCAGCCCCCGCGAAGTGGTGGCGCGCATCAAGGCCGTGTTACGCCGTAGCCAGGCCGTACAGGGCGAGCCTGTCGAGAGCGCCGCCCTCACCCTCGATGACGATGGCTGGCGTGCCCTTGCCGATGGCCAGGACCTGGGATTGACGGCAGTCGAGTTCCAGCTGCTGAAAGTACTGATGAACGCGCCGGGGCGCATCTTCTCCCGCGACCAGCTGATGGATCACATGTATCGCGACCACCGCATCGTCTCCGAGCGCACCGTCGACAGTCACATCAAGAAACTGCGCAAGAAGATCGGTGACATCTGGCCCGAGCGCGAGATCATCCGCTCCGTCTATGGCGTAGGCTACAAGTACCAGCCCGAGGCATGA
- the betT gene encoding choline BCCT transporter BetT: MAHDTSVPERRDRLNPVVFHGSVAGILIFLVITMTFTEQAGAFFDAGLAWVSQTFGWYYMLAVVAYLVFVVLIGCSRFGSIRLGPDHSRPEFSLLSWSAMLFAAGIGIDLLFFSVAEPVAHYLAPPDLAPESQEAIRAAVVQTFLHWGLSGWGLYVLMGMALAYFSYRHRLPLAIRSALYPLLGKRIYGPIGHAVDITAVISTVFGIATSLGIGVMQLNYGLNYMFDIPEGITVQIILIVMVVILATVSVVSGVEKGIRRLSEFNMLLALALLLFVLFQGNTLHLLDMVVNNAGDYFSGFIANSFDTYAYAGEEANEWKMWWTIFFWGWWIAWTPFVGLFLARISRGRTIREFVAGALGIPLAFMMVWMSVFGNSGIDLVANHGVIELGEQALSTPQTTIYTLLEYYPWIGLTAAVVTLLGIVFFITSADSGALVLANFTSILSDVNHDAPVYLRIFWSAVIGLITVALLMAGGLAALQSAVVITALPFSLVIFAIMVGLYRALRVEGNKLDARRQVTGTAASGDWRERLDRALDTSTRAGAAATIEYSIRPALTQFAQELESRGQTANVSEEQVEGEPLPRLTLQVDLENAASFVYQIRPHRMRTPSFLPADDDYYMRLDVYLSEGGLGQDLNGYTRAQVIDDVLSEYERHLHFLTLTGESGSVHAMPGSIGSAP; encoded by the coding sequence ATGGCGCATGATACTTCAGTGCCCGAACGAAGAGATCGCCTCAACCCGGTCGTGTTTCACGGTTCGGTGGCGGGCATCCTAATATTCCTGGTCATCACCATGACCTTCACCGAACAGGCCGGCGCCTTCTTCGATGCCGGCCTTGCCTGGGTGAGTCAGACCTTCGGCTGGTACTACATGCTGGCGGTGGTGGCCTATCTCGTCTTCGTGGTACTGATCGGCTGTTCGCGCTTCGGCAGCATCCGCCTCGGTCCAGACCACTCGCGACCCGAATTCTCGCTGCTCTCCTGGTCGGCGATGCTGTTCGCCGCCGGCATCGGAATCGACCTACTGTTCTTCAGCGTCGCCGAGCCGGTTGCCCACTACCTGGCACCACCCGACCTCGCCCCCGAAAGCCAAGAGGCGATACGCGCCGCAGTGGTTCAGACCTTTCTGCATTGGGGGCTCTCCGGTTGGGGCCTGTATGTCCTGATGGGCATGGCATTGGCTTACTTCAGCTATCGTCACCGGCTGCCACTGGCCATTCGCAGCGCACTCTACCCACTGCTCGGCAAGCGCATCTACGGCCCCATCGGCCATGCAGTGGATATCACGGCCGTGATCTCCACGGTCTTCGGCATCGCCACCAGTCTGGGCATCGGGGTAATGCAGCTCAATTACGGGCTGAATTACATGTTCGACATTCCCGAAGGCATCACCGTACAGATCATTCTGATCGTCATGGTCGTCATTCTGGCCACAGTGTCGGTGGTCAGCGGTGTGGAAAAGGGCATTCGCCGGCTGTCGGAATTCAACATGCTGCTGGCACTGGCGCTGCTACTGTTCGTGCTGTTCCAAGGCAATACCCTGCACCTGCTGGACATGGTGGTGAACAACGCAGGCGACTACTTCAGTGGATTCATCGCCAATAGCTTCGATACCTACGCCTACGCCGGTGAGGAAGCCAATGAGTGGAAGATGTGGTGGACCATCTTCTTCTGGGGCTGGTGGATCGCTTGGACGCCCTTCGTCGGCCTGTTCCTGGCGCGCATCTCACGTGGCCGTACCATCCGCGAATTCGTCGCAGGCGCCCTGGGCATTCCGCTGGCGTTCATGATGGTGTGGATGTCGGTGTTCGGTAACAGCGGGATCGACCTGGTAGCCAACCATGGCGTCATCGAGCTTGGCGAACAGGCCCTCAGCACGCCGCAGACCACGATCTACACGCTGCTCGAGTACTACCCCTGGATCGGACTGACCGCTGCCGTGGTCACCCTGCTGGGTATCGTGTTCTTCATCACGTCAGCGGACTCCGGTGCCCTGGTACTGGCGAACTTCACCTCGATTCTGTCCGACGTCAACCATGACGCACCGGTCTATCTGCGCATCTTCTGGTCGGCAGTGATCGGTCTGATCACCGTCGCGCTGCTGATGGCAGGAGGGCTGGCGGCCCTACAGAGTGCCGTGGTGATCACCGCGCTGCCCTTCTCGCTGGTGATATTTGCCATCATGGTCGGGCTCTATCGAGCCCTGCGTGTGGAGGGCAACAAGCTCGACGCACGCCGTCAGGTGACCGGCACCGCCGCAAGCGGCGACTGGCGCGAACGGCTCGACCGGGCGCTGGATACCTCGACCCGTGCCGGTGCCGCCGCGACCATCGAGTACTCGATCCGTCCGGCGCTGACGCAGTTTGCCCAGGAGCTCGAGAGCCGTGGCCAGACGGCCAACGTCAGCGAGGAGCAGGTGGAGGGCGAGCCTCTGCCACGCCTGACCCTGCAGGTCGATCTCGAGAACGCCGCAAGCTTCGTCTATCAGATTCGCCCGCACCGCATGCGCACGCCAAGCTTCCTGCCGGCCGACGATGACTACTATATGCGTCTTGACGTGTATCTCTCGGAAGGCGGGCTTGGCCAGGACCTCAACGGCTATACCCGTGCCCAGGTGATCGACGACGTGCTCAGCGAGTACGAACGCCATCTGCACTTCCTGACGCTCACCGGTGAAAGCGGCTCCGTTCACGCGATGCCGGGGTCGATCGGCAGCGCACCCTGA
- a CDS encoding methyltransferase: protein MPMGELHQLRLVTVTQLLKSAGATSVLDLGCGSGALLQYLVREPQFMRILGLEQSGAGLVQAKQRLSEYLATEGGCLELVCASYTEGQARFSGFDAAAMVETIEHVPSERLSEVESSIFGVYRPRVVVMTTPNREYNPLFDLAPGEYRDPDHCFEWDRAKFRQWASGIAKRKGYRVTFSGIGDMHPYLGQPTQLAEFVRLT, encoded by the coding sequence ATGCCGATGGGGGAGTTGCATCAGCTGCGTTTGGTCACCGTTACTCAATTGCTGAAGAGTGCCGGTGCCACCAGCGTACTGGATCTGGGTTGCGGCTCTGGTGCCCTGTTACAGTATCTGGTTCGCGAGCCACAATTCATGCGTATCCTCGGGCTCGAGCAATCGGGTGCGGGGCTGGTCCAGGCCAAGCAGCGGCTGAGCGAATATCTAGCCACCGAGGGTGGATGCCTCGAGCTGGTCTGCGCCTCCTATACCGAAGGACAGGCACGCTTTTCCGGTTTCGATGCAGCCGCCATGGTGGAAACCATCGAACACGTGCCCTCCGAACGGCTTTCCGAAGTCGAGTCGTCGATATTCGGTGTCTATCGGCCCCGCGTGGTGGTGATGACCACGCCCAATCGGGAGTACAACCCGCTGTTCGACCTGGCGCCAGGGGAGTATCGCGATCCAGATCACTGCTTCGAGTGGGATCGGGCCAAGTTTCGTCAGTGGGCCAGCGGTATCGCCAAGCGCAAGGGGTACCGGGTGACATTTAGCGGTATCGGTGACATGCACCCCTACCTGGGGCAGCCGACGCAACTGGCGGAATTCGTGCGGCTGACGTAG
- a CDS encoding L,D-transpeptidase family protein has translation MQSITLPRSSRASGKRMHLVGLLLISLMLTAAALHAGEEEPEWPQGHYPLDDDTHIVGEYYTVVVEGDETLLDIARDRGVGYEEIRAANPEISIWIPGDGTEVVIPARHILPDAPREGVVVNLAELRLYYYPRVRDGEIARVETYPIGIGREGFNTPLGITKTTMRLENPAWYPPRSIREEAAARGDPAPAVVPPGPDNPLGQHAILLDIPGYLIHGTNQPDGIGMRASRGCIRMFPEDIEYLFGRIPDGTQVNIIDDHFKIAWEEEALYVQAFAPAEQRDDGLAHLLSPFDSLVQAFDEDLPEIDYAYLRQLMDTADGQLSVLYPRDVEPEPEPEEDGLPDIYRELDAMPPGVYAELQQS, from the coding sequence ATGCAAAGTATTACCCTGCCACGTTCCAGTAGGGCCAGTGGCAAGCGTATGCATCTCGTCGGTCTGCTCCTGATCTCGTTGATGCTGACAGCCGCCGCCTTACATGCTGGCGAGGAAGAGCCCGAGTGGCCCCAGGGCCACTATCCGCTCGATGACGATACCCATATCGTCGGGGAGTACTACACCGTCGTGGTCGAGGGGGACGAGACCCTGCTCGATATCGCCCGCGACCGCGGCGTCGGCTACGAGGAGATACGCGCCGCCAATCCGGAGATCAGTATCTGGATACCTGGCGATGGCACGGAGGTGGTGATTCCCGCTCGGCACATCCTTCCCGATGCACCCCGTGAAGGGGTGGTGGTCAACTTGGCCGAGCTGCGGCTCTACTACTATCCCCGTGTACGTGACGGCGAAATAGCACGGGTGGAGACGTATCCGATCGGCATCGGTCGCGAAGGCTTCAATACCCCGCTTGGCATAACCAAGACCACCATGCGCCTGGAAAACCCTGCCTGGTACCCGCCCCGCTCGATACGTGAGGAGGCAGCCGCACGTGGCGACCCCGCCCCTGCGGTGGTACCGCCGGGTCCGGACAACCCCTTGGGCCAGCATGCCATCCTGCTCGATATCCCGGGCTACCTGATTCACGGCACCAACCAACCGGACGGAATCGGCATGCGCGCCAGCCGCGGTTGTATCCGCATGTTCCCCGAGGATATCGAATATCTCTTTGGGCGCATCCCCGATGGTACCCAGGTCAATATCATCGATGATCACTTCAAGATCGCCTGGGAGGAGGAGGCGCTCTATGTCCAGGCGTTCGCCCCCGCCGAGCAGCGCGACGATGGCCTGGCCCACCTGCTCTCGCCTTTCGACAGTCTGGTTCAGGCCTTCGATGAAGATCTCCCCGAGATCGACTACGCCTACCTGCGCCAGCTCATGGACACCGCCGACGGTCAGCTGAGCGTGCTCTACCCACGCGACGTGGAGCCGGAACCTGAGCCGGAAGAGGACGGTTTACCAGATATTTATCGCGAACTGGACGCGATGCCGCCGGGTGTTTATGCGGAGCTGCAGCAGAGCTGA
- a CDS encoding zinc-dependent alcohol dehydrogenase, which translates to MKALCWHGTNDIRYETVPDPEIEHPRDAIINVSSCAICGSDLHLFHHFIPTMESGDVVGHEFMGEVMEVGSENKKLKVGDRIVVPFTITCGECDQCKRGNFSVCERSNRNKSLADKMFGHAGAGLFGYSHLTGGYAGGQAEYVRVPFADSTHIKVPDSLSDEQVLFLGDIFPTGWQAAAQCDIEPTDTVAIWGAGPVGQFCVRSAVLMGAQQVVVIDNVPERLAMAEAGGAIAINFDEESVLGRLQELTKGKGPEKCIDAVGLEAHVSRSPDSVYDRVKQAVMQETDRPHVLREMIYVCRPAGILSIPGVYGGLVDKIPMGALMNKGLTVRSGQTHVKRWSEDLLRRIDEGQIDPSFVITHTADLAEGPEMYNTFRDKQDGCVKVVLKP; encoded by the coding sequence ATGAAAGCACTATGTTGGCATGGAACCAACGACATTCGTTACGAAACCGTGCCGGACCCCGAAATCGAGCATCCGCGCGATGCCATCATCAATGTCAGCAGCTGCGCCATCTGCGGCTCCGATCTTCATCTCTTCCATCACTTCATACCCACCATGGAGTCCGGCGACGTGGTCGGCCATGAGTTCATGGGCGAAGTGATGGAGGTTGGCTCTGAGAACAAGAAGCTGAAGGTGGGCGACCGAATCGTCGTGCCCTTCACCATCACCTGCGGCGAATGCGATCAGTGCAAGCGCGGCAACTTCTCCGTCTGCGAGCGCTCCAACCGCAACAAGTCGCTGGCCGACAAGATGTTCGGTCATGCGGGCGCTGGACTCTTCGGCTATTCGCATCTCACCGGCGGATATGCCGGCGGGCAGGCGGAGTACGTGCGTGTGCCCTTTGCCGACAGTACCCATATCAAGGTGCCCGACAGCCTCTCCGATGAGCAGGTACTGTTTCTGGGCGATATCTTCCCCACCGGTTGGCAAGCCGCCGCGCAGTGCGATATCGAACCGACCGACACGGTAGCGATCTGGGGGGCGGGGCCGGTTGGCCAGTTCTGCGTCCGCAGTGCAGTGCTGATGGGTGCCCAGCAAGTGGTGGTGATCGACAACGTGCCCGAGCGCCTGGCCATGGCCGAGGCGGGCGGGGCGATCGCCATCAACTTCGACGAGGAGAGCGTACTGGGGCGCCTACAGGAGCTGACCAAGGGCAAAGGCCCGGAGAAGTGCATCGATGCGGTGGGCCTCGAAGCGCATGTGTCTCGCTCTCCCGACTCCGTTTATGATCGTGTCAAGCAGGCGGTAATGCAGGAAACCGACCGTCCCCACGTACTTCGCGAGATGATCTATGTCTGCCGGCCCGCCGGGATACTGTCGATTCCGGGCGTCTATGGCGGGCTGGTCGACAAGATTCCCATGGGTGCACTGATGAACAAGGGGTTGACGGTTCGCTCCGGCCAGACCCATGTCAAACGCTGGAGTGAGGATCTGCTGCGTCGCATCGATGAAGGCCAGATCGATCCCTCGTTCGTGATTACCCATACCGCTGACCTCGCTGAAGGGCCTGAGATGTACAACACCTTTCGCGACAAGCAGGATGGCTGCGTCAAGGTAGTACTCAAGCCTTGA
- a CDS encoding cyclodeaminase/cyclohydrolase family protein, which produces MEIIFLGTSAGVPTRARNVSATALRKHNAKGWYLVDCGEGTQHRILRTPLSLNRLEAIAITHLHGDHCYGLPGLLASASMAGRTRALSIVGPASVKGFLEVIEAASGLHLTFPLLFSEVDTQPGAVELPDFTLEAGALSHGVASYAYAFTERNLQRSLDTQRLEAQGIARGPVWGRLYRGEDVSLDDGTTLRSDDYLLPARRARRVVVGGDNDTPRLLATLCKGADVLVHEATYTHEIVERLGTDNQHSTAAAVATFGAEQEIANLVLTHFSPRYVYRRNASPSITDIEREALAHYQGNLFLANDFDRYRLSREGVLEEAERINAGSGRASSSLWSMPLTHYREAIVSKPTPGCGSVAAVTAVSGLGLVIKALKRSGSGRRGSEKSTEEASRRQTLIDEAQALIETLNGYADEDAQALEAYLDAQSKRGEAKGDPSEAARRMNEVPLETAKACLDALRLTVESLAHSKQALRSDVLAGGLLLHSGLGAVLFTVDADLASLEEGEEKQAMAETRARLQQQADSHMAWLRQQPVS; this is translated from the coding sequence ATGGAGATCATCTTTCTGGGCACCTCGGCGGGGGTGCCGACTCGAGCGCGCAACGTATCGGCGACCGCACTCAGAAAGCACAATGCCAAGGGTTGGTATCTGGTGGATTGCGGGGAGGGAACCCAACACCGGATACTGCGCACGCCGCTCTCGCTTAATCGGCTAGAGGCCATCGCCATCACCCATCTACACGGCGATCACTGCTATGGTTTGCCTGGGTTGCTGGCGAGCGCCTCGATGGCGGGCCGTACGCGAGCATTGTCCATCGTCGGGCCAGCTAGCGTGAAGGGGTTTCTCGAGGTCATCGAGGCCGCGAGTGGACTACATCTCACCTTTCCGCTGCTCTTCAGCGAAGTCGATACGCAGCCAGGGGCCGTGGAACTGCCCGATTTCACGCTCGAGGCCGGCGCGCTCTCGCACGGCGTGGCCTCTTATGCCTATGCCTTCACCGAGCGCAATCTGCAACGCAGTCTCGACACCCAGCGCCTCGAGGCACAGGGGATCGCCCGCGGGCCGGTCTGGGGCCGGCTCTATCGGGGCGAGGACGTTTCGCTGGACGATGGCACCACGCTGCGAAGCGACGATTACCTGTTGCCGGCCCGCCGGGCCAGGAGGGTGGTGGTCGGGGGAGACAACGATACTCCGCGCCTGCTCGCGACGCTCTGCAAGGGCGCCGACGTGCTGGTGCACGAAGCAACCTACACGCATGAGATCGTCGAGCGGCTAGGGACCGACAACCAGCACAGTACCGCAGCGGCAGTCGCCACGTTCGGTGCCGAGCAGGAGATCGCCAATCTGGTACTGACCCACTTCAGCCCACGCTACGTATACCGGCGCAATGCCTCGCCCTCCATTACCGATATCGAGCGCGAGGCGTTGGCGCATTACCAGGGCAACCTGTTTCTCGCCAACGACTTCGATCGTTACCGTCTGTCCCGGGAGGGCGTGCTGGAGGAGGCTGAGCGGATCAACGCCGGTTCCGGCAGGGCTTCTTCTAGTCTGTGGTCGATGCCACTGACCCACTATCGAGAAGCGATCGTCTCGAAACCCACGCCGGGATGCGGCAGCGTGGCCGCAGTAACGGCGGTGTCCGGCCTCGGCCTGGTCATCAAGGCACTCAAGCGCAGTGGAAGCGGCCGCCGTGGGTCGGAAAAGTCGACAGAGGAAGCCTCCCGTCGGCAGACCTTGATCGATGAGGCGCAGGCGCTGATCGAGACGCTGAACGGTTACGCCGATGAGGATGCCCAGGCACTCGAAGCCTATCTCGATGCCCAGAGTAAGCGCGGCGAGGCCAAGGGAGACCCGAGTGAGGCCGCTAGGCGGATGAACGAGGTGCCACTTGAGACCGCAAAGGCCTGTCTCGACGCCCTGAGGTTGACGGTCGAGAGCCTGGCGCATAGCAAGCAAGCGTTACGCAGCGATGTACTTGCGGGCGGCTTATTGTTGCACTCGGGGCTTGGCGCGGTACTGTTCACTGTCGATGCCGACCTGGCAAGCCTGGAGGAGGGGGAGGAGAAGCAGGCGATGGCCGAGACCCGGGCGCGTTTGCAACAACAGGCCGACTCCCATATGGCGTGGCTCAGACAGCAGCCCGTCTCTTGA
- the glgB gene encoding 1,4-alpha-glucan branching protein GlgB gives MNDLTATPKLDRSLWLPADDAEALARGSHRNPFSVLGIHDTEWGSVLRVFLPGAVGVEVLDRESGAVRCSMTGIQIPGLFAAQLPHAAPYSLRIRWPSGEQESEDPYSFGLLLGEMDLYLIGEGNHRNLGHCLGAQPMEIDGVSGVRFAVWAPNARRVSVVGNFNSWDGRRHVMRLRHPAGVWELFVPRIGPGESYKYEILDLHGALGHRADPVALATEMPPHTASVVADTTPFTWHDEEWIAQRGESHESTRPISIYEVHAASWRKHGGDNGELYSWRDLAEHLIPYVKEMGFTHLELLPIMEHPFGGSWGYQPLGQFAPSGRFGKPEDFAYFVDACHLAGIGVILDWVPAHFPTDIHGLARFDGTALYEYEHPFEGFHQDWDTFIYNLGRREVHGFMLASALHWLKHFHVDALRVDAVASMLYRDYSRKDGEWIPNQHGGRENLEAIDFLRHLNDVVAEEVPGAAVIAEESTAWPGVTQPTSEGGLGFAYKWNMGWMHDTLQYISNDPIYRSYGHHDMTFPMVYAFSERFVLPISHDEVVHGKGSLIGKMPGDEWQRFANLRAYLSVMWTQPGKKLLFMGCEFGQWREWSHDRELDWALLGESRHAGIQHLVRDLNRLYCELPALHERDAEPAGFAWVIGDDQANSVFAWLRFSADGEPLLVLANMTPVTRSGYSVGVPTPGRWQEMFNSDAQYYGGANTGNMGELHTQDAPLHGQSASLTLTLPALAVVMLRPCPS, from the coding sequence ATGAATGATTTGACCGCCACCCCCAAGCTGGACCGTAGCCTGTGGCTGCCGGCGGACGATGCCGAGGCGCTCGCTCGCGGGTCACACCGAAACCCATTCTCGGTTCTCGGCATTCATGACACGGAGTGGGGCAGCGTACTACGCGTCTTTCTGCCCGGTGCGGTGGGCGTGGAGGTGCTCGACCGAGAGAGCGGTGCCGTGCGCTGCAGCATGACCGGGATACAGATCCCCGGGCTCTTCGCCGCGCAGCTGCCGCATGCGGCCCCCTATTCGTTGCGCATTCGCTGGCCGAGTGGCGAGCAGGAGAGCGAGGATCCCTACAGCTTCGGCCTGTTGCTGGGAGAAATGGATCTCTACCTGATCGGTGAGGGCAACCACCGCAACCTGGGGCACTGCCTGGGTGCGCAGCCAATGGAGATCGATGGCGTAAGTGGAGTGCGCTTCGCCGTCTGGGCGCCCAATGCGCGGCGGGTATCGGTGGTGGGTAACTTCAACAGCTGGGATGGCCGCCGACATGTGATGCGCCTGCGTCACCCCGCCGGAGTGTGGGAGCTGTTTGTGCCGCGCATCGGCCCCGGTGAGTCCTACAAGTACGAGATACTCGATCTGCACGGGGCGCTTGGGCACCGCGCGGATCCGGTGGCGCTCGCCACCGAGATGCCGCCGCACACCGCCTCGGTGGTCGCTGACACGACCCCCTTCACCTGGCACGACGAAGAGTGGATCGCCCAGCGCGGTGAGTCGCATGAATCCACCCGGCCAATCTCGATCTATGAAGTGCATGCCGCTTCATGGCGCAAGCATGGCGGCGACAATGGCGAGCTCTACAGCTGGCGCGATCTCGCCGAGCACCTGATCCCCTATGTCAAGGAGATGGGCTTTACCCATCTCGAGCTGCTGCCGATCATGGAACATCCCTTCGGCGGCTCGTGGGGCTATCAGCCGTTGGGTCAGTTCGCGCCGAGCGGGCGCTTCGGCAAACCCGAGGATTTCGCCTATTTCGTCGACGCCTGCCACCTCGCCGGCATTGGCGTGATTCTCGACTGGGTACCGGCGCACTTTCCTACCGACATCCATGGCCTGGCGCGCTTCGACGGTACGGCGCTCTACGAATACGAGCACCCCTTCGAGGGCTTCCATCAGGATTGGGATACCTTCATCTACAACCTGGGGCGGCGCGAGGTGCATGGCTTCATGCTCGCCTCGGCACTGCACTGGCTGAAGCATTTCCATGTCGATGCGCTGCGCGTCGATGCGGTGGCATCGATGCTCTACCGCGACTATTCGCGCAAGGATGGCGAGTGGATTCCCAATCAGCACGGGGGCCGAGAGAATCTCGAAGCGATCGATTTCCTGCGCCACCTCAATGACGTGGTGGCCGAGGAGGTACCGGGTGCGGCGGTCATCGCCGAGGAGTCCACTGCCTGGCCCGGCGTCACCCAGCCCACCTCCGAAGGGGGGCTCGGCTTTGCCTACAAGTGGAACATGGGGTGGATGCACGACACCCTGCAGTACATTTCAAACGACCCGATTTACCGCTCCTACGGCCATCACGATATGACCTTCCCCATGGTCTACGCTTTTTCCGAGCGTTTCGTGCTGCCTATCTCCCACGACGAGGTCGTGCATGGCAAGGGCTCGCTGATTGGCAAGATGCCCGGCGACGAGTGGCAGCGCTTCGCCAATCTGCGCGCCTATCTCTCGGTGATGTGGACCCAGCCTGGCAAGAAATTGCTGTTCATGGGTTGCGAGTTCGGGCAGTGGCGTGAGTGGAGTCACGACCGAGAACTCGACTGGGCACTGCTCGGCGAGTCTCGTCACGCTGGCATTCAGCACTTGGTGCGTGACCTCAACCGGCTGTATTGCGAGCTACCGGCCCTGCATGAGCGTGACGCCGAGCCCGCCGGGTTCGCTTGGGTGATCGGCGACGACCAGGCCAACAGTGTCTTCGCTTGGTTGCGCTTTAGCGCGGATGGCGAGCCACTGCTGGTGCTGGCCAACATGACCCCGGTGACGCGCAGCGGATACTCGGTTGGCGTACCCACGCCGGGCCGCTGGCAGGAGATGTTCAACAGCGATGCACAATATTATGGTGGCGCCAACACCGGCAACATGGGCGAGTTGCATACGCAAGATGCACCGCTGCATGGCCAGTCCGCCAGCCTGACGCTGACGCTACCGGCACTTGCTGTGGTGATGCTGCGGCCTTGTCCATCTTGA